TACAATAAATGAAGCAAAAAAAATAGGCGGTATTATACTTTAAAATCAGATATTAGCGCCAAATATATGTGAGTTGAATGATTGAAGCAATATTACAGGGGATTGGTGCGGGTATTTTGTTTTCGTTTTTAACGGGCCCGGTGTTCTTTTCCATGATCAAAACCAGCATTGAAAAAGGCTTTAAAGCTGGTTTTTCTTTGGCCATCGGAGTGATTTTAAGTGACATTATATTTATTAGTCTAACGATCTTCAGTTCGCAGTTTGTGGATTATAATGCAGATTATAATCAATACATCGGCATAATCGGAGGTCTTTTCCTTTTGGGAGTCGGTCTGTATTACCTGATCAACAAGGTCACGGTCAATTATGAGACTTCCGAAATTGTAAAGGTGCGCAAACGCGGATATATCATTAAAGGATTTCTGATGTGCCTGTTATCCCCTACTACTTTAATGTTCTGGATCATGGTGGGTGGTATAGTATCTGGTCAGCTGCATTATGCGATGGCCGAAAAAGTCGTATTCTTCGTAGTAGCTATGTGTACCCAGCTTTTCGTAGACTTTATTAAAACGTATTATGCTGCTAAATTAAGATACCGGATTAAGGAAAAAAATATCAAGATCCTGAACAGGATTGCGGGTGCTGTCATCATTATTTTCGCAATCAGATTGTTTATCGAAGTAGCGATCAAATACTACAGTTAGTACAAAGGGTGATTTCACCCTACTCCTGCAGGCTCTCCAGTAGGCACAAATACTTAAATGGGATCCGACAATAAAAATCAGCTAATTTCACAGAGAAAAATATGATTTCATAAAAAACCCCGGTACTGGTGATAGTACCGGGGTTTTAATTTAATCTTGCTTAGTAAGCTCTCTGGTTACTTCCTTCTTTCCAGTTCACAAAAGCTTTGTTAACGACTTTGTTTCCACCTGGGGTTGGATAGTTACCTGAAAAATACCAGTCACCTGTATGATTAGGGCAAGCAATATGTAAGTTATCCAGTGTCTGGTAAATTACTTCTACTTGTGCAACTGTATCAGCAGGGGTAATAATTTTTGTAATCTGTGCAGAGATCTCTTCCTGTTTGAAAGGTCTGTAGATGTCTTTTACATGGTTTACAATTTCTTCTTTCGGTAATAATAAAGAAGCTTTACATTTTTGATATACTTCTTCAATGATATGTTCTAATCCGCGTTCTTTTAACAGCTGTATGGCTGCTTCAAAGGCTACGAACTGACCTAATTTCGACATGTCAATTCCGTAACAGTCAGGGTAACGGATTTGTGGTGCTGAAGAAACAATAATAATTTTCTTAGGGTGTAGCCTGTCGATAATCTTGATAATACTTTGTTTCAGTGTTGTTCCTCTTACAATAGAGTCATCAACTGCAACTAATGTATCTACATCGTTTTTGATTACACCGTAAGTGGTATCATAAACGTGCGCCACCATTTCTTTACGGTCAGCGTCAGCAGTAATGAAAGTACGCAGTTTAACGTCTTTGATAGCCAGCTTTTCTACGCGTGGAGCCATAGACAGCAATTCATCAAGTTCAGCGTCTGTCAGGGTTTCTTTACGTTCAATAAGTGTCTCCTTCTGGATCTTCTTAATGTGCTTGTGTACGCCTTCTACTAAACCGTAAAATGAGATTTCAGCAGTATTTGGAATAAAAGAGAAAACTGTATTTTTCAGATCTGAGTTTACTGCATTCAGGATCTGGTCAATCAGTAGTCTTCCTAATTGTTTTCTTTCTTTATAGATATCTGCGTCACTTCCGCGGGAGAAATAAATACGTTCGAATGAACATGCTCTTTTTTCCTGTGGTTCTCTGAAGATTTCCTGTGTTACTGTACCGTCTTTTTTAACAATCAGCGCATGTCCTGGTTTAATTTCCTGAACACTGTTAATGCCTACGTTAAATGCGGTTTGAATTGCCGGACGCTCTGAGGCTGCCACAACAATTTCATCATCCTGGTAAAAGTATGCGGGACGGATTCCTGATGGGTCACGCAGAATAAATGCGTCTCCGTTTCCTACGATTCCTGATATGGCATATCCACCATCCCAGTTTTTAGCTGAACGGGTAAGGATATTCGCGATGTTCAGGTTTTGAGAGATTTTAGCGGTAATCTCTACGTTTGATAGTCCTTCTTTTTTGTAAGTATCAAAAAGTTCCTGATTCTCGTCGTCAAGGAAGTGACCGATTTTTTCTAATACGGTAACGGTATCAGCTTGTTCTTTCGGGTGTTGTCCGAGTTCGTATAATTGCTCTAGTAATTCATCAACGTTAGTCATGTTGAAGTTACCTGCAATAACAAGGTTACGTGTCATCCAGTTGTTCTGACGAAGGAAGGGGTGACAGTTCTCTATACTGTTCTGACCATGTGTTCCGTAGCGAAGGTGTCCTAACAATACCTCTCCTATGAAGCTCACATTTTGTTTCAGCCATTCTGCATCCTGCATGAGTTCAGGTGTCTCATTTTGAATGTCTGCAAATTTACCCTGTACATATCCGAAGATATCTGCAACGGCATTCTGTGCCATCGACCTGTAACGGCTGATGTACCGGTGACCTGGTTTTACATCTAATTTGATTGTTGCAATTCCTGCGCCGTCCTGCCCTCTGTTGTGTTGTTTCTCCATCAAAAGGTATAGTTTGTTCAGTCCGTAAAGGGCTGTACCATACTTTTCCTGGTAGAATGAGAGAGGTTTTAAAAGACGGATAAAAGCAATTCCGCACTCGTGTTTTATCTGGTCACTCATTTGTTTGTGGTTTGAGCCGCAAATTTACCTTTAATAAAAATCAGAACCTAGCTAAAAATACATTCTTTCATCAGCGAAATGTATGTTTTTGGGGGTGATGTAAAGGATATGGGGGAAATAAAGACAGGCTATGTTCGAGCTGGAAATTCCTTAGGCCCGAAGAGGGCAAAGAAAATTTAGGCTCTTCACATTAGCATGACTTTATTTCCCCCATATTCCACATAGGTAAAATGTAAAAAACATACATGTGGTGAGAAAGGATTGTAGTTTTAGAGACGGCCTTTACTTTATTCTGCGGACATCTGTTTGTTGGCGTGTTAATAGGCGGAAAATTAAGAAGAAGCATAGCTGAGAAACATTAAGAAGAAACTAAATGGAGAAATATACTGGAAACATACCGGAGAAACGTGATAAAGAAATCAGGAAGAAACTTTGCGGAGAAGCGTGCCAGAGAAATATACTGGAAAAGCATAGCGGACAACTGTGATGATGAAATCAGGAAGAAACTTTGCGGAGAAGTGTGCCAGAGAAATATACTAGAGAAGTATAGCGGACAACCGTAATGATGAAATTAAGAAGAAACTTTGCGGAGAAGCTTAGTATAGAAAAGTTTAATAATGTTAAAAAAACATACTAAAGTCATGTATTAAAAAATTGTTTTTCATCAGAATGTGGGGATAAACTTTATGTTTTATTTGATGCTTATGGATCAGATATGGCAGGCTCAACTGATCTTGAATGGAATAAAGAGTGTTATGCAGAAACCAGTCAGTCATCATATTATAGTTTTTGTTTTGAACCAACCGGTTGGAATACATAAAACATCCGCCGGCAAACAGGGTATTATCTATAAAGGTTTCATCGGATAAGTAAAGTTCTACCTGCTCGTTGATTGATTCACCTTCGTAACAATCAATCATATATTTAACCCCCTGACTCATTTTCAGGTTTATGTAATCAAGTTCATCTTTAATAGAATTTCTTTTAGTATGGGCAAATAAAAACAGGTCATAATCTTCGTTTACAAATTCCATCATATGCTCAACAAAGCCATCTAATATGGTAAAGGTGGAATCTACCCATATGTAATAATCAAAATCAGGTGCATCCTGCCACCCCATCATCTTTGGAATCTTACCTTTCAATCTGGGGTGCAGGCTATTTACCCTGGACTGTGTATTACTATCATTATAGCATGCTTTAAAAAAGGAATAATCGTTATTTGAGAGGGAATGCTCTATTACAAGCTCTTTAGTATTTCCACCAAAAGCCGCAGTAATTAATAGTATGTTCTTCATATCTTAAATATTATTATTCAATATAATTAATGCCCGGCAATACTTTAGGTTTTGAAGAATTTAGGGACAATCGTCCCCGAAAAAGAATACTATATCGGTATAGCTTACTACTGATATAGCCCAATGGACTTGATCAAATACTGACTAATTTCACGTTTCTGGTATCAATTTTGCCAAATGGTAGTTTATTGAAATTTTAAAAACATTGATTAAACTATAATTAACTAAAGTTAAACAACTTATCATTTAATATGAATCAGACGCAAGAATTAGGTGCCTTAAATAGCAAACATAATCCGGGAAAGGGCTTTACTTATTTCGCAATTTTTATACTTATTTTATTTACTGCGATCTCAGGTTTTATATATTTTGGAGCAATCGCAGCAGTCAAGGAAGGAAAGATGAATTTCTCAGGAGATATCAGCATACTTTACTGGGTAATTGCATTTATTATGGGGCTTGGGCTGGCGATACTATTACTGGCACTCAAACAGAGTCAGGGCAAGACTTTTTATTTATATGAGAAAGGAATCGTAACTGAAGGAAACGGACAAAGTAAAACTCAGCTTTTTGAGGATTTAGAGGATCTCTATTTATTTAGCTCAGGACGTACTTTCTTAACGAATAACATTGCTTTCCGAAATAGAAAAGATGGAAATTGGGAAACTATAACTGCCCGCTATCCTAAGGTGTTTAAGGCTATTGATTTTATAACCACTCAGCATGAGGCTTTATATGTTCTCTGGGCATTAAGAGAATTGGAAGCGGACAGGAGTATTACTTTTCATTATATCAACTATGATACGGCTCTAGGTAAAAAGCTGTTTGCTACGGGTACACAATCTTTCCTGAATGTACAGCCGAAAGAAATTATTGTGACCAGAGATCACCTGATCATCGATTCTGAAAAAATCATGATATCAGAGCTGAATCACTTTGCTGTAAATAATTGGATTAGCCAGATCAGCTTGCATAATAAAGAAAATAAGGTGATTTTCAGTACGGCCACAAACGGAATTTTCAGTGGTAAAAGCTTCGTGTCTTTAATGGACAGATTGATAAATCACTCCAAATAATAAATCGCAAAAAAAAGTCATTTAAGACAATTCTATATTATGATTATCTACAAAGGCTGGGGCCCTTTAGCTCTTCTAATTCCAGTTGCTACTATTCTGATTGGTATATTCTTCTTTGGCAAGAATGGAAATGCAGGACTTGAACTTTTCCTTTACTGCCTTTTAGCCTCAGCGCCCCTGGTTTTTATAACCGGATTAAGATTAAACAGAAAATCTGTCCATGATCTTTATTTTATTCCTCTGCAATATTGGGGCATCATCTGGGGCCTAATCGCAGCCGTAATTTTAATTTACAAAAATATACAAGGTTATTAAATGTTAAACCCATCGATTTTAATTTAATCAGGAGCTTATTACATGATACCATTATTGACACCCCTGTTGATACAATTATTGATAAACTCCTGATTAAACATAAGATTTATGTCCCTGGAAAGCTTAGTGGTTTCCTGATTCCGGGCGTAACCACAATCCCACCCATATAGGCCTCATTCGCCTCACATTCCACACCATTGATATAACAAATATTCGAAGGATACCCCTCTCCATTATCCCTGTATTGTCCGGCGCATCCATGTCCGAACATATCTGAGTTATAAAACACAACTGCTCTTCCCTGTTTATCAGTTGCTGATGAAACACACGTAATACACACATAATCCGGATAACGTAAGGAGACCAGCTCTACCTTCTGTTTACACACTGGACAAAATTGTCTATCCATCGTTTCTTTATTTCGAGTTGTCATCTGTCGTATTTATTATTACATGTATCTATTATCAAACTATACATGTTATTAATATTAAGCGTAAAGAGAAGGAAATTATTATAAAGTCCCCTACCAAAATATCTATTTAGAATTTCACCCCCTTTTAGTTAGAATTTCATCCTGCCTGTTCATAACAAACCAACGATTTTGCGGTACCAAATTAACATTTAAAAACGATGAAAAAATTAAACTACTTAGCAGTAATCGGATTAATGCTCTGCGCAACCAGCTGTAAAAAAGAGGCAGCTCAGCAAAATGGAGCCGCCGGAAAAAACACAAACACACAAGCTACCGGAGACTCGGCCGTCTTCTCGAAAAACCTTGTATTCAGCACCAACGGGCTCAGTAAAATCGCAGCAGACCTAGCCGGATCAAACCAGGCACAAATCCAGAAACTAATTACTAACCCCGCCTATGCTGCTCTGACAAAAACCACCAGCACAACGGCCGTCGGCACTCAGGGAACAGAGCTGAAATGCCTCGCTCTGCAATGGGCAATCTCACCCGGAAGAGATACCGCAACCAAATACCTCGACAAAGCAAAAAGCAATTTACTCGCATGGGCAGCCGTCAATACCCCGAATAGCAGCACCCCATCAGAAGCCGCTTTTATAGAGATTTTCGAAGCCTACTCCATCATCAGGTCAGCTATCCCGTCAGCAAATAAAACAACCATCGATGCCTGGCTGAAAAAGACCGGAACATACTACATCACCAACGCAGCAAACTACACTAACAGAAAAAACAACTGGGAAACAATCAGGCTCAATCTTCTTTACGACATCGGCTATATCCTAAACGACGCAACCATTCTCAACCACGTTAAAAGTGCCTATAACGTTCAGCTCAATGCTAACCTTTTTGCCGGTGGAAAAACAGAAGACTACGTCAACAGAGATGCATTCGCCTACCATGCCTATAACCTCTATTTCTATGCAAGAATCCTCAGAGCAGTTTCCCTGTACGACGGTCAAACAGCCGGGAATGATTTACTCAATAAAAAGAACAACATCAACATTAGCCTACCCAATACAATGACCTTCTGGGAACCCTATATGATTGATCCGGCAAACAATGTTCACCTTGAATTTGTCAATACCGGCTATGTCCCGGACAAGACGCGCTCTGATTATAACAAACCCTATAACCCATCAAGCACCGTTTACGTCTTAGACCAGTTAGCCTACAGTTTTCCACAAGTAATCGATTATGAAAAAATCATAGTTGGCGCCAGTACAACCAGATTCAAAAACTTAGAATACTACCTGAATACACTCGAATACAACCTGTAAAACATTCACTTTGCAGCCAGAATACTAACCAAATATTTGCCTGTACTGTCTAGCCAACCAGACAAGGCACAAAGCTATTCAACTAATTAATCAACCAGACTATCCACCTTTCCAACCCTACCCAACCCTGGAGGATAAAAACAAAAAAGAGACAACCATATTCCAGACATTGTTCATTCTTCATGAACGCCGTCTGGAATATGGTTGTCTCTTTTTTGTTTTTCCCGAGAGTCCCCCCTTTACACCTTACTCGAAACCACCTCTCTTGAAAAGAATATCGAAGCACTCTGATCAAACACCTGACTATCCCCCGTGGTATAAAAACTCATATCCCCCTCCTTCGTCAACACACTCTCTATCTCAGGATGCCTGTTTAAGTAATCAACCAGGCTCTCAGCCACAATATCCCCCTGAACAACCAATCGAACACCATCCGGCAAATAAGCCCTGATCTTAGGCACTAACAACGGATAATGCGTACAAGCCAGTAATATTGCGTCAATGTCTCCCGACTTCGCTAACAACTCATCAATATACTTCTTCACAAAATAATCCGCCCCCTCGTTCCCATGCTCATTATTCTCAATCAGCGGAACCCACATCGGGCAACTCTGCTGCACCACATTTAACGAAGGAAACTGATGATGGATCTCTATCGGATAAGAATCCGAATTAACCGTTCCCCTTGTCCCCATTACCCCGATCGTGTTTGACTCCGTATACCTGCCAATTACCTCTGCCGTAGGCCGGATAACACCCAGCACGCGGAACCCCGGATACTTTACCGGTAACACCTTTTGCTGAATCGTACGCAACGCCTTTGCCGAAGCCGTATTACAAGCCAGAATCACCAGCGGGCAACCCTGCGCAAATAACCACTCCACGCACTCCAGCGTATACTGATAAATCGTCTCAAAAGAATGATCCCCATAAGGAGCCCTTGCATTATCACCGAAATAGATATAATTATAATCAGGCAATGATTTCGCGATGGACTCAAACACAGTCAAGCCACCATAACCCGAATCAAAAACACCAATAGATTTCTTATTTATCATGACAAAAAAAACGGCACCGGGGAAATACCCGGTGCCGCAATTTAAATATTTTTTAAATACTATTTTTTAGGAGCTGGAGCTGCTGAAGCAGAGATACCCAATTTAGCTTTAACTAAAGCAGTAACATCGTCACCACCTTCCCAGGCTAATAAATTGTTTGCACCATTCTGTGCAGAACTATCAAATACATAAGCTAAACCTTTTTCTCTGGCTACAGCTTTAACAGCTGTTTGGAATTTAGCATTTAAAGGAGCTAATAACTCACCTTGTTTAGTCGCAATATCTTGTTGAGCTTTTTGGCTTGCTTCACCGATACGTTTTTCCATATCCTGCAATTCAACACCCATAGCTTGTAATTCTTTACCAACTGTTTCTTTGTTAGCCTCACTCAAAGTTTTGTTTTTAGCAACTGCTGCTTCATACTTTACAGTGTACTCACTTCTCATTTTTTCGATCTCAGCTTGTTTTTGTTTTTGAAGAGTCTCTAAAGTTGCTGATGCAGTTTTTGCTTCAGGCATAACAGCAAAAATAGCTTCAGAATCCAGATGTGCAATTTTTTGTTGAGCACTAGCAACATTAGCAGTAAACATAAGGCCAGCTGCCACAAAAAATACGTTAATTAACTTTCTCATTTCTATTGTTCTTAATAATTGTTTTTAAAATTTATTTAGGTGTGTTTTTACTTTACGGTGTTTGGTTTATAACCCAATCTGATAATAACGTCATTACTCAGATCATAATTGCTGCTCGCGTAAATCATCATTGTCGCTTCACTACTCTTATCAAAGATAAAATCAAGGAACTTTGTTTTTGCTAAATCAGCAATCACACCAGTTACTTTATCCTGAATAGGCTTAAGCAACTTTGCCCTGGTCTGGAAAAGCTCTCCCTCAGGGCCGAACTTCTGACGCTGAAACTCCTTAGCAGCCTTTTCCTTCTCGATAATATCATTCTCTCTGCGCTTACGCATATCATCAGTCAATAACACCTGGTCTGCCTGATAAGCTTTGTACATTTTGTCAATCGCCGTAAAGTTGGCATCAACCTCTTTTTGCCACTGCTGAGACAATACATTCAGCTGATTCTGTGAAGACTTATACTCAGGTAGATTCTTAAGGATGTACTCCGTATCAACATAAGCGAACTTCTGTGCAAAAGCACCAAAACCTGCGAAAACTAAAACCCCGATTAAAATAATTTTTCTCATTTCTCTATTAATTAAATCCACCCAATTGCTGAGCAATACTAAAAGTGAAGTTCTGTTTACCACCATTAGCCTGACCAGGAATGTTATCAAACGGAAACCCGTAATCAATACCCAGCATACCAAATATCGGTAAAAATATTCTAGCTCCAATACCCGCAGACCTTCTCACGTTAAAAGGATTGAACTCTGAGAAACTGTTCCAGGTATTACCACCCTCAGCAAAGCCCACAAGATACGCAGTTGCCTGCTGACTTGCAATAACAGGATATCTTAATTCCATAACATATTTAGTATATATCGGACTTCCTGAATTTGTTGCAGTCTGAATCTGTCCGGCAGTTGTTGCAGTAGCAGGAGTAACCGCACTGTTCGCATAACCACGCATAGTGATGATCTCAGACCCCTGAAGGAAGTCAAAACCCTGCATACCATCACCACCCAGTTTAAATCTTTCGAATGGAGACTGACCTACCGCATTATTGTAAGAACCTAAGAAACCAAACTGAGCCTGGCCCTTAAGAACCACTTTACCCATTACCCTCTGGAACCACTGACCCTCAAATTTCCACTTGTGGTATTCAGTAAATTTATAACGTAACTTATCTGATGCAGTTGCATAGTTGGTATGATTTAATAACGAATAAGGAGGAGTTGCCTGTATCGTGAATTTAAAATACGAACCCTCAGTAGGGAAGATTGGCGAGTTTCTTGAATCTCTGCTAATCTCCTGTGTTAAGTTGAAGTTATAAGACGTTCCCGTGCTGAACAAATATCCAGGATAGTTATTCAGGATATACTGCTGCATGTTGATGGCATGTGAAATCTGGAAATAGTTATCAGGCCATTTTAATCTTCTTCCTAAACTTACAGTCACACCGTTTAAGCGGATACGCTGTGCAGTCTGCCCAACATCAACACCATTCGAAGAAAGTGACGTAAATGCACTTAAACCGAAACTCACTGGTTTCTTTCCACCTAACCATGGCTCAGAGAAAGAGAAACTGTAAGACTGGTAGTATTTACCATTCGTCTGACCACGAAGACTCAGCTTCTGACCATCACCTTTTGGAAGTGGCTTGTAAGCCTTTGGATTTAATATATTTCTTAAAGAGAAGTTATTGAAAGTTAAACCAATAGTACCAATGATACGGCCACCACCGAAACCACCTGATAACTCTACCTGATCAGAAGGTTTCTCTTCCACAGCATATTCAATATCAACCGTACCATCCGAAGGATTTGGTTTTGGAGTTGGTACCGTTTTAGACTCATCAAAGTTACCCAGCTGACCAAGGTCACGTACTGTACGTACCAGTAAATCTTTAGAGAACTTATCACCCGGTCTTGTACGTACCTCACGTAAAACTACCCTGTCATTTGTAATCGTATTTCCTTTTACAGTAATTCTGTTGTTGGTATACTGAGGACCTTCATAAATCCTTACTTCTAAATCTACAGTATCATTGTATATTTTTGTCTGAACAGGCTCCACATTAAAAGTCAGGTAACCATCATTCAGGTAAATGCTTGATACGTCATCACTCTCTGCACCATTACCGTGAAGTTTAGTATTTAACTTCTCCTCACTGAAAACTTCACCTTTCTCAATACCCAATACTTTGCTCAGATCTTTCGTTGCATATTTTGCATTTCCAGACCAGGTAATATTTCCAACATAATATTTCGGGCCTTCGTATAAATCGATCTTAACACCAACAGATTTTCTGTTGTACAGGTAAGTAGTATCTTTGATGATCACCGCATCACGGTAACCTTTTTCCTGCATTTTAGCAATCAGCTTTTCCTTATCCTCTTTGTATTTATCCTTGCTGAATTTACCAGAACCAAATACTTTGTAGAAAGCCTGCTGCTTAGTTTTCTTCAAATACTTACGTAGAGTAGAAGCCTTGAAGTCCTTGTTACCAGTAAAATTGATCTCATGAACTTTAACTTTATTTCCCTTATCTACAAAAACCTGCAAAACCACCCCATTCTCCATGTTCGGATCCGGCTTGGTTTTATAGGTTACTTTCGTAAAGAAATAACCCTTTTCAGCCAGGTATTTATTGATGATTCCCGTTGTACTGTTGTAAGTATTTTCGTTGATAATCGTCTTTCCTGATTTAGAATTCAATTTCTCGGTAATATCCGTTTTCTGAGATTTGCTCAGTCCGTTCAGCTCAAACGAACTTAAACGCGGCCTCTCAACCACTTTAATATCAAAATAAACGGTATCCAGAACCATTTTAGTAATATCAAGTTCGATATCATCAAACAATCCCTGGGCCCATAGTGTTTTAATAGCATTGGAAGTTGCCTCCCCTGGAAGTAATATTTTTTCACCTTTAATTAATTTGGAAAGTGTAATAATAACTTCCTTATCAATAAACTTGGCGCCACTTAAAGTAGTTCCCCCTATCGTATATTCTTTAGGCTGAAAATAATCCATGTCCGTACCGCTGACTTTTAAGCTGGGGGCATTAGGATTGGACTTTGGACGGGTAATTTGTGCCATTGCCGGTGAGCCGATCAACAGCAATAATATGAGTTGGTATATTCTTTTCATTTACATTCTAAAAAACGTTGCTAAGTTAATTTAAACACATGTTAAAAAGTGTTAAAAGTAAAATTAGTTCAACTGTTCACTAATTTTACCGAAGCGACGTTCGCGCTTTTGGTAGTCTACAATAGCTTCAAAAAGGTCTTCTCTTCTGAAGTCCGGCCACAACGTCTCCGTAAAATACAGCTCGCTGTAAGCCATCTGCCACAGCAGAAAATTACTTACCCGATGCTCACCACTCGTACGGATCATCAACTCAGGATCTGGCATATTTACAGTAGTTAATTGAGAAGAAAACTGCGCCTCATCAATCTCATCCACTTTAATTTTGCCATCCTGCACTAACAATGCAAGCTTTTTTGCAGCCTCCAGAATCTCCCATTTAGCACTGTAACTCAAAGCAAGAGTCAAAGTACAAGTGGTATTTCCCGCAGTCTTTTCCATTGCGCTTTTTAAATCATCAATACATTGCTGAGGTAAAGAGGCAATATCGCCAATGGCATTCAGCCTGATATTATTTTTGTTCAATGTATCTGTTTCATTGTTGATTGTAGCAATCAGCAATTCCATCAAAGCATTGACTTCATCTATAGGTCTGTTCCAGTTTTCCGTAGAAAAAGCATAGATCGTCAGGTATTTTACACCAATATCCGCACACCCCTCTACAATATCTTTTACAGATATTACTCCGCTTTCATGACCGAAAGACCTGAATTTACCTTGATTTTTAGCCCATCTTCCATTCCCATCCATAATAATAGCGATGTGTTCCGGTAAGCGGCTAGTATCGATTTGTTCTTTAAATCCCATTTATTTGTGCAAATATGGCTAAAATGTCTAACATACTGAAGAATGGCAGGTTAGAAAGCTTCAAAGTTATAAGATATTTTGTTTATTTCTACCATAAACTTAGCAGGATAAGTTGATTTTAAGATAGGAGAGGTGAATAAAAGAGTCTAAAAACTATAACACTTATCAGAAGTAAACGTATAAGAAAGTCCTATATGTACAAAAAAGTAAGTATCATTTTTAACAAAATTACCACGCTGACCACCCGGAAGGAAATTTGGACGGTCAGGATCTCCAGGATAACGGGGTACAGAAGGGTCGGAAAGATTAACGCCCCCCGGATTCTTACTGCTTGCAGGACTGATCACAGACGATGCCGGATATCTGTCACCCACATCATCCAGATAATCTGTTTTCGCAGTCCGGTAGCCCAGCTGTGTAAACAGACCTAGACGCTCCCCGATTCTGTACTTCATCCCTATTCCGTAAGGAATACTCATTGCATAGTTTTTATACTTTTTACCTTCAGTTTCATAGTATCTTAATTCGAAGGTTTCGCCGTTATATTTAGCTTTCGGATTAAACAAGACCCCACCAACCCCTGCGAATATATAAGGCGTGAAATTTGTCCTTCCGCCACCG
The DNA window shown above is from Pedobacter cryoconitis and carries:
- the bamA gene encoding outer membrane protein assembly factor BamA; translation: MKRIYQLILLLLIGSPAMAQITRPKSNPNAPSLKVSGTDMDYFQPKEYTIGGTTLSGAKFIDKEVIITLSKLIKGEKILLPGEATSNAIKTLWAQGLFDDIELDITKMVLDTVYFDIKVVERPRLSSFELNGLSKSQKTDITEKLNSKSGKTIINENTYNSTTGIINKYLAEKGYFFTKVTYKTKPDPNMENGVVLQVFVDKGNKVKVHEINFTGNKDFKASTLRKYLKKTKQQAFYKVFGSGKFSKDKYKEDKEKLIAKMQEKGYRDAVIIKDTTYLYNRKSVGVKIDLYEGPKYYVGNITWSGNAKYATKDLSKVLGIEKGEVFSEEKLNTKLHGNGAESDDVSSIYLNDGYLTFNVEPVQTKIYNDTVDLEVRIYEGPQYTNNRITVKGNTITNDRVVLREVRTRPGDKFSKDLLVRTVRDLGQLGNFDESKTVPTPKPNPSDGTVDIEYAVEEKPSDQVELSGGFGGGRIIGTIGLTFNNFSLRNILNPKAYKPLPKGDGQKLSLRGQTNGKYYQSYSFSFSEPWLGGKKPVSFGLSAFTSLSSNGVDVGQTAQRIRLNGVTVSLGRRLKWPDNYFQISHAINMQQYILNNYPGYLFSTGTSYNFNLTQEISRDSRNSPIFPTEGSYFKFTIQATPPYSLLNHTNYATASDKLRYKFTEYHKWKFEGQWFQRVMGKVVLKGQAQFGFLGSYNNAVGQSPFERFKLGGDGMQGFDFLQGSEIITMRGYANSAVTPATATTAGQIQTATNSGSPIYTKYVMELRYPVIASQQATAYLVGFAEGGNTWNSFSEFNPFNVRRSAGIGARIFLPIFGMLGIDYGFPFDNIPGQANGGKQNFTFSIAQQLGGFN
- a CDS encoding isoprenyl transferase, with the protein product MGFKEQIDTSRLPEHIAIIMDGNGRWAKNQGKFRSFGHESGVISVKDIVEGCADIGVKYLTIYAFSTENWNRPIDEVNALMELLIATINNETDTLNKNNIRLNAIGDIASLPQQCIDDLKSAMEKTAGNTTCTLTLALSYSAKWEILEAAKKLALLVQDGKIKVDEIDEAQFSSQLTTVNMPDPELMIRTSGEHRVSNFLLWQMAYSELYFTETLWPDFRREDLFEAIVDYQKRERRFGKISEQLN
- a CDS encoding DUF6089 family protein, which translates into the protein MKSLKKTIFSVALSCVFSGAALAQTTELGVNAGAAGYIGDINPTNLFKPSGVAFGAYIKRNFNPYWAVGIHYNYGKIGGNDVNSDDLSLKTRNLNFSTSLNELSLQVDFNFLDYFSGGGRTNFTPYIFAGVGGVLFNPKAKYNGETFELRYYETEGKKYKNYAMSIPYGIGMKYRIGERLGLFTQLGYRTAKTDYLDDVGDRYPASSVISPASSKNPGGVNLSDPSVPRYPGDPDRPNFLPGGQRGNFVKNDTYFFVHIGLSYTFTSDKCYSF